In the Malaya genurostris strain Urasoe2022 chromosome 1, Malgen_1.1, whole genome shotgun sequence genome, one interval contains:
- the LOC131425149 gene encoding histone H1B-like — protein sequence MAETAVDVSAAAPVAASPAKAPKKAKAAKGEAKKPKKPSTHPPVNDMVVAAIKTLKERNGSSLQAIKKYIAANYKCDVAKLAPFIKKALKSGVEKGKLTQTKGSGASGSFKIKAGAKQPAGEKKPKKAAAKKPKKAAGEKKKVAKKPAGEKKPKAKKPAGEKKPKAAAAKKAKAASAKAAKKAAAPKQKATKPSKAAANKPKTPKPKKAAPAKKAAPKKVAAKK from the coding sequence ATGGCTGAAACCGCTGTTGACGTATCGGCCGCAGCTCCGGTTGCTGCTTCACCGGCCAAGGCACCGAAGAAAGCCAAAGCCGCCAAGGGAGAAGCCAAAAAACCGAAGAAGCCATCGACACATCCACCAGTCAATGACATGGTAGTGGCTGCCATCAAGACGCTGAAGGAACGCAACGGATCTTCGCTGCAGGCCATCAAGAAGTACATCGCCGCCAACTACAAGTGCGACGTCGCCAAGCTGGCCCCGTTCATCAAGAAGGCCCTGAAATCTGGCGTCGAGAAGGGAAAGCTCACCCAGACCAAGGGTTCCGGTGCATCCGGCTCGTTCAAAATCAAAGCCGGTGCCAAGCAACCGGCTGGCGAGAAGAAGCCGAAGAAGGCTGCTGCCAAAAAACCGAAGAAGGCTGCCGGAGAGAAGAAAAAGGTTGCCAAGAAACCCGCTGGCGAGAAGAAACCGAAGGCCAAAAAGCCTGCAGGTGAGAAAAAGCCGAAAGCCGCCGCTGCAAAGAAGGCTAAGGCAGCATCAGCCAAGGCCGCCAAGAAGGCTGCTGCACCGAAGCAGAAGGCCACCAAGCCATCGAAAGCCGCTGCCAACAAGCCCAAGACCCCGAAGCCAAAGAAGGCCGCTCCAGCCAAAAAAGCTGCCCCGAAGAAGGTGGCTGCCAAGAAGTAA
- the LOC131427717 gene encoding histone H4 — MTGRGKGGKGLGKGGAKRHRKVLRDNIQGITKPAIRRLARRGGVKRISGLIYEETRGVLKVFLENVIRDAVTYTEHAKRKTVTAMDVVYALKRQGRTLYGFGG, encoded by the coding sequence ATGACTGGTCGCGGCAAAGGAGGAAAGGGACTCGGAAAAGGAGGCGCCAAGCGTCATCGTAAAGTGCTTCGTGATAACATCCAGGGAATTACCAAGCCCGCTATCCGTCGTCTGGCTCGTCGTGGTGGTGTCAAGCGTATCTCCGGTCTGATCTATGAGGAAACTCGTGGAGTGCTGAAGGTGTTCCTGGAAAATGTGATCCGAGATGCAGTAACCTACACTGAACACGCCAAGCGCAAGACCGTCACCGCCATGGATGTCGTGTATGCTCTGAAGCGACAGGGTCGCACTCTGTATGGTTTCGGAGGTTAA
- the LOC131427723 gene encoding histone H1B-like has protein sequence MAETAVDVSAAAPVAASPAKAPKKAKAAKGEAKKPKKPSTHPPVNDMVVAAIKTLKERNGSSLQAIKKYIAANYKCDVAKLAPFIKKALKSGVEKGKLTQTKGSGASGSFKIKAGAKQPAGEKKPKKAAAKKPKKAAGEKKKVAKKPAGEKKPKAKKPAGEKKPKAAAAKKAKAAPAKAAKKAAAPKQKATKPSKAAANKPKTPKPKKAAPAKKAAPKKVAAKK, from the coding sequence ATGGCTGAAACCGCTGTTGACGTATCGGCCGCAGCTCCGGTTGCTGCTTCACCGGCCAAGGCACCGAAGAAAGCCAAAGCCGCCAAGGGAGAAGCCAAAAAACCGAAGAAGCCATCGACACATCCACCAGTCAATGACATGGTAGTGGCTGCCATCAAGACGCTGAAGGAACGCAACGGATCTTCGCTGCAGGCCATCAAGAAGTACATCGCCGCCAACTACAAGTGCGACGTCGCCAAGCTGGCCCCGTTCATCAAGAAGGCCCTGAAATCTGGCGTCGAGAAGGGAAAGCTCACCCAGACCAAGGGTTCCGGTGCATCCGGCTCGTTCAAAATCAAAGCCGGTGCCAAGCAACCGGCTGGCGAGAAGAAGCCGAAGAAGGCTGCTGCCAAAAAACCGAAGAAGGCTGCCGGAGAGAAGAAAAAGGTTGCCAAGAAACCCGCTGGCGAGAAGAAACCGAAGGCCAAAAAGCCTGCAGGTGAGAAAAAGCCGAAAGCCGCCGCTGCAAAGAAGGCTAAGGCAGCACCAGCCAAGGCCGCCAAGAAGGCTGCTGCACCGAAGCAGAAGGCCACCAAGCCATCGAAAGCCGCTGCCAACAAGCCCAAGACCCCGAAGCCAAAGAAGGCCGCGCCAGCCAAAAAAGCTGCCCCGAAGAAGGTGGCTGCCAAGAAGTAA